In the Brachyhypopomus gauderio isolate BG-103 chromosome 4, BGAUD_0.2, whole genome shotgun sequence genome, one interval contains:
- the LOC143512747 gene encoding uncharacterized protein LOC143512747 isoform X2, which produces MALHLVSMQILTHVKQRPDSYHQECVQLRPRHTPHTSNELQKESVMTMSFLEKLKNLHAGPPALPKRPQDTNTGNDWSEDEFDEENGATYEAPPCERPTIKVQRQPVEENVYLGYPERPPHPVIAQRQAAPPPRPAKITPIKRPPEPTPDQEEFYIDPNDRKHTPKDKADKKTAPRRSPPVIPDFSHEEDVYLDPNEGQTEGEPPHDVYVDPTPARPPVCGSRMLLLSKTGGRDLPLSIKTTFMKPPVPRAKSSSFVTTDTVKAASPSAMKSHTFPCKVPPPTPITKPPLPLSLKEPKPSPPPPPSTDSTVLLMPPEGQEMGLQESDWFAGICGRKAAEDALLKVNRDGSFMVRCSTAQSIRQPYTLVVLFNQRVYNIPVRYLKDLHSYALGKEGKKTEELFASLQEIISHHKNNPLLLIDSRSQAKHTTYLTHPVHP; this is translated from the exons ATGGCGCTTCATCTAGTCAGTATGCAAATACTTACCCATGTGAAACAGCGACCGGACAGTTACCATCAAGAGTGTGTGCAGTTACGTCCGAGACACACGCCACATACTTCTAATGAACTGCAGAAGGAAAGCGTAATGACCATg AGTTTCCTTGAGAAGCTGAAAAACCT ACATGCTGGTCCTCCTGCCCTACCCAAGAGACCCCAAG ATACCAATACAGGAAATGATTGGTCAGAGGATGAATTT GATGAGGAAAATGGTGCCACATATGAAGCTCCACCCTGTGAGCGCCCTACTATCAAAGTCCAACGCCAGCCTGTAGAGGAGAACGTTTACCTTG GCTACCCTGAAAGACCTCCACATCCTGTTATAGCCCAAAGACAGGCAGCACCCCCTCCACGGCCAGCCAAAATCACACCTATAAAG AGACCACCTGAGCCAACACCTGACCAAGAGGAGTTCTACATAGACCCGAATGACAGGAAAC ACACCCCAAAAGATAAAGCTGATAAGAAGACAGCCCCTAGGAGAAGCCCTCCAGTAATACCAGATTTTAGCCATGAAGAAg ATGTTTACTTGGACCCAAATGAAGGACAG ACTGAGGGCGAGCCCCCACATGATGTGTATGTGGATCCTACTCCAG CACGTCCGCCTGTATGTGGGTCTCGCATGCTTCTTCTATCCAAGACTGGAGGAAGAGATCTTCCACTTTCCAT TAAAACCACCTTTATGAAACCACCTGTACCTAGAGCCAAATCT AGCTCTTTTGTCACCACTGACACAGTGAAGGCAG CATCACCCTCAGCAATGAAAAGTCACACCTTTCCTTGCAAAGTTCCTCCACCAACACCAATTACCAAACCTCCTCTTCCACTGAGCCTCAAAGAACCCAAACCTAG cccccctcctcccccttcaACAGACAGCACTG tgttACTGATGCCCCCTGAAGGACAG GAGATGGGGCTACAGGAATCAGACTGGTTTGCTGGCATATGTGGACGCAAGGCTGCAGAGGATGCCTTACTCAAAGTTAATAGG GACGGTTCCTTCATGGTTCGATGCAGCACTGCACAGAGCATACGGCAGCCATATACATTGGTCGTCCTGTTCAATCAGAGAGTCTACAACATTCCTGTGCGCTACTTGAAGGATTTGCACAGCTACGCCCTGGGCAAAGAGGGCAAGAAAACCGAAGAG CTCTTTGCCAGTCTTCAGGAGATTATCTCTCACCACAAGAATAACCCTCTCTTGCTGATTGACAGCAGGAGTCAGGCCAAACACACCACCTATCTCACACATCCTGTACATCCCTAA
- the LOC143512747 gene encoding uncharacterized protein LOC143512747 isoform X1 — protein MALHLVSMQILTHVKQRPDSYHQECVQLRPRHTPHTSNELQKESVMTMSFLEKLKNLHAGPPALPKRPQDTNTGNDWSEDEFDEENGATYEAPPCERPTIKVQRQPVEENVYLGYPERPPHPVIAQRQAAPPPRPAKITPIKRPPEPTPDQEEFYIDPNDRKHTPKDKADKKTAPRRSPPVIPDFSHEEDVYLDPNEGQTEGEPPHDVYVDPTPARPPVCGSRMLLLSKTGGRDLPLSIKTTFMKPPVPRAKSSSFVTTDTVKAASPSAMKSHTFPCKVPPPTPITKPPLPLSLKEPKPSPPPPPSTDSTVLLMPPEGQQEMGLQESDWFAGICGRKAAEDALLKVNRDGSFMVRCSTAQSIRQPYTLVVLFNQRVYNIPVRYLKDLHSYALGKEGKKTEELFASLQEIISHHKNNPLLLIDSRSQAKHTTYLTHPVHP, from the exons ATGGCGCTTCATCTAGTCAGTATGCAAATACTTACCCATGTGAAACAGCGACCGGACAGTTACCATCAAGAGTGTGTGCAGTTACGTCCGAGACACACGCCACATACTTCTAATGAACTGCAGAAGGAAAGCGTAATGACCATg AGTTTCCTTGAGAAGCTGAAAAACCT ACATGCTGGTCCTCCTGCCCTACCCAAGAGACCCCAAG ATACCAATACAGGAAATGATTGGTCAGAGGATGAATTT GATGAGGAAAATGGTGCCACATATGAAGCTCCACCCTGTGAGCGCCCTACTATCAAAGTCCAACGCCAGCCTGTAGAGGAGAACGTTTACCTTG GCTACCCTGAAAGACCTCCACATCCTGTTATAGCCCAAAGACAGGCAGCACCCCCTCCACGGCCAGCCAAAATCACACCTATAAAG AGACCACCTGAGCCAACACCTGACCAAGAGGAGTTCTACATAGACCCGAATGACAGGAAAC ACACCCCAAAAGATAAAGCTGATAAGAAGACAGCCCCTAGGAGAAGCCCTCCAGTAATACCAGATTTTAGCCATGAAGAAg ATGTTTACTTGGACCCAAATGAAGGACAG ACTGAGGGCGAGCCCCCACATGATGTGTATGTGGATCCTACTCCAG CACGTCCGCCTGTATGTGGGTCTCGCATGCTTCTTCTATCCAAGACTGGAGGAAGAGATCTTCCACTTTCCAT TAAAACCACCTTTATGAAACCACCTGTACCTAGAGCCAAATCT AGCTCTTTTGTCACCACTGACACAGTGAAGGCAG CATCACCCTCAGCAATGAAAAGTCACACCTTTCCTTGCAAAGTTCCTCCACCAACACCAATTACCAAACCTCCTCTTCCACTGAGCCTCAAAGAACCCAAACCTAG cccccctcctcccccttcaACAGACAGCACTG tgttACTGATGCCCCCTGAAGGACAG CAGGAGATGGGGCTACAGGAATCAGACTGGTTTGCTGGCATATGTGGACGCAAGGCTGCAGAGGATGCCTTACTCAAAGTTAATAGG GACGGTTCCTTCATGGTTCGATGCAGCACTGCACAGAGCATACGGCAGCCATATACATTGGTCGTCCTGTTCAATCAGAGAGTCTACAACATTCCTGTGCGCTACTTGAAGGATTTGCACAGCTACGCCCTGGGCAAAGAGGGCAAGAAAACCGAAGAG CTCTTTGCCAGTCTTCAGGAGATTATCTCTCACCACAAGAATAACCCTCTCTTGCTGATTGACAGCAGGAGTCAGGCCAAACACACCACCTATCTCACACATCCTGTACATCCCTAA